A region of Dioscorea cayenensis subsp. rotundata cultivar TDr96_F1 chromosome 5, TDr96_F1_v2_PseudoChromosome.rev07_lg8_w22 25.fasta, whole genome shotgun sequence DNA encodes the following proteins:
- the LOC120260479 gene encoding photosystem II core complex proteins psbY, chloroplastic: protein MAATIASMAMFNAKSLNITPPPSHTSKPSPILKPISLLSLQNLPKGLAIFKSPLTSTAVAGAIFSALSYTDTAFAAQQIADIAEGDNRGLALLIPLIPAILWVLYNILQPALNQLDRMNSEKGFIVGLGLGGGLAAAGFMAPGNASADELAAIADASSSSDSRGLLLLFVVVPAILWVLYNILQPALNQLDRMKSG, encoded by the coding sequence ATGGCTGCAACCATAGCATCAATGGCCATGTTCAATGCCAAGTCCCTCAACATAACTCCACCACCTTCCCACACTTCAAAACCTTCACCAATTCTCAAACCTATCTCCCTCCTCTCCCTCCAAAACCTACCCAAAGGACTGGCTATCTTCAAATCACCACTAACCTCTACCGCTGTCGCCGGAGCCATTTTCTCGGCTTTAAGTTACACTGACACTGCCTTCGCTGCTCAGCAAATCGCCGATATAGCCGAAGGCGATAACCGGGGGCTTGCTCTTCTCATCCCTTTGATCCCTGCCATTCTATGGGTCCTTTATAACATACTACAACCAGCACTTAACCAGCTCGACCGCATGAATAGTGAGAAAGGCTTCATTGTTGGGCTGGGCTTAGGTGGTGGCTTGGCTGCAGCTGGTTTCATGGCGCCAGGAAACGCCTCTGCTGATGAGCTTGCAGCGATCGCCGATGCGTCATCTTCCAGTGATAGCCGGGGACTGCTGTTGCTTTTCGTCGTCGTGCCGGCTATTCTTTGGGTGCTGTATAACATTCTGCAGCCTGCTTTGAACCAGCTCGACAGGATGAAGTCTGGGTGA